A window of the Candidatus Jettenia caeni genome harbors these coding sequences:
- a CDS encoding ABC transporter substrate binding component, giving the protein MKFITLMILVPLLCLRICLGGEVVVYTSEDKVFSEPVLQQFEKKTGIKVRAIYDTEETKSTGLVNRLIAEKDNPQADVFWSGDPVRPVLLEMKGITTPYISSSAADIPEIYKDNEGHWTGFSARARIILYNTSLISMDEKPLSLFDLTKPEWKGQVAIANPLFGTTSIHMAALFITLGDEKARKFLQDLKANGVKIVSSNGEVKRLVARGEVIVGLTDTDDANVVIQEGSPVKLVFPDQQDMGTLIMPNMVCLIKNSPNPDNGKKLIDFLLSKEVEKSLAWAPCAQMPLRYDVRTPADVVTIDAIKGMDIDYHAVAQKLDEIGEFLKQWAGY; this is encoded by the coding sequence ATGAAATTTATTACCTTGATGATTTTAGTCCCATTACTTTGTCTAAGAATATGCCTTGGAGGAGAGGTAGTTGTTTATACCTCAGAAGATAAGGTCTTCTCAGAGCCTGTTCTTCAGCAGTTTGAGAAAAAGACAGGGATAAAGGTTCGTGCTATTTATGATACGGAAGAAACAAAGAGTACCGGTTTGGTTAACCGCCTGATTGCTGAAAAGGATAATCCACAGGCTGATGTATTCTGGAGTGGAGATCCGGTACGGCCTGTGTTGCTTGAGATGAAAGGAATAACAACACCGTATATCTCAAGTTCCGCGGCAGATATCCCGGAAATCTACAAGGATAATGAGGGACATTGGACTGGTTTTTCCGCGCGTGCCCGCATTATTCTTTACAATACAAGTCTTATAAGTATGGATGAGAAGCCATTATCCCTGTTTGATCTTACAAAGCCAGAATGGAAAGGGCAGGTTGCCATCGCAAACCCATTATTTGGTACTACCTCCATACATATGGCAGCCCTATTTATCACACTAGGTGATGAAAAGGCAAGGAAGTTTCTCCAAGACTTAAAAGCAAATGGTGTAAAAATCGTCTCATCGAACGGTGAGGTAAAACGACTTGTTGCAAGAGGAGAGGTTATAGTGGGTCTTACTGATACTGATGACGCGAACGTTGTTATTCAGGAGGGAAGTCCGGTAAAGCTAGTGTTTCCGGACCAGCAAGATATGGGCACACTTATTATGCCAAATATGGTTTGTCTTATAAAGAACAGCCCAAATCCAGACAATGGGAAAAAATTAATTGATTTTCTTTTGAGTAAAGAAGTTGAAAAAAGCCTGGCATGGGCACCGTGCGCACAAATGCCACTGAGATACGATGTACGAACACCCGCAGACGTTGTAACAATTGATGCCATAAAAGGTATGGATATTGATTACCATGCAGTTGCACAAAAGCTTGATGAGATCGGTGAATTTCTCAAGCAGTGGGCAGGGTACTAA
- a CDS encoding cation efflux transporter, which translates to MINKIIEYSLNNRLIIIAASALLLIAGIYTASKMEVDVFPDLTAPTVVVLTEAHGMAPEEVEKLVTFQIETVVNGATNVRRLRSSSAAGISIVWIEFEWGTDIFKARQIVSEKLTTIAEKLPLGVGNPTLAPQSSIMGEIMLIGLSSDSTSPMDLRTIADWNIRPRLLAIGGVSQVMVIGGEFKQYQILASPQKMKHYNISLNELLKASKESNLNASGGFMNEFGNEYIIRGVGRTNSLEEIGNAVIKVVNNVPIKIEDVAEVKIGGAIPKIGDGSLKASPAVIMTIAKQPGANTLELTEKIDNAITEIAKTFPSDIKINTKIFRQADFIQASISNIKEALIEGSLFVVITMFLFLMNFRTTIISLVAMPLSLIISIITLKFLGLTINTMSLGGMAIAIGEVVDDAIIDVENVFKRLKENAQKSIESRKSTLVIVYDASKEMRSSILNATLIIIVAFIPLFFLGGMEGRMLQPLGISFIVSLFASLLVAVTLTPVLCSFMLTSDKMLLKQAKGSWTERWLHRYYNSALKRVMRMKKTVLGISLVLFIVAIFLMFGLGRSFLPEFNEGTLTISAVSMPGISLEESNKIGNRIETILLSVPEIPITSRRTGRAELDEHAQGVNAAEIDAPFVLAGRSKEEFMKDVREKLSAVSEANITIGQPIGHRIDHMLSGTRANIAIKLFGTDLSKMFSLANQIQRNIKDIKGLVDISVEQQIEIPQVQIKAKRNMLAKYGISIGQFTEFIDVAFAGEKVSQVFESNKSFDLVLRFNDENRGKIENIRNVLIDTNINPDQQSKIQNLTSKIPLHYVADIVSTAGPSTINRENVQRKIVVSANIAGRDLKSVVNQIKEKIHDTIQLPENYHIQYGGQFESEAKASKILFFTSFMSLFTIFLLLYQEFKNIKLAGIVFLNLPLALIGGALSIWFTGGIISIPSIIGFISLFGIATRNGILLVSHYQALESQGITLYETVMRGSLDRLNPILMTALTTYLALIPLIITGDLPGNEIQSPMAIVILGGLLSSTLLNIFIVPVVYYISNVKCECDISSCSCT; encoded by the coding sequence ATGATAAATAAAATTATAGAATACTCCTTAAACAATCGCTTAATAATTATAGCGGCATCAGCGCTGCTTTTGATAGCGGGCATTTATACGGCTTCAAAAATGGAAGTTGATGTTTTCCCTGACCTTACTGCCCCAACGGTAGTAGTGTTAACCGAAGCGCATGGAATGGCTCCGGAAGAAGTCGAAAAATTAGTAACCTTTCAGATTGAAACGGTAGTCAATGGCGCCACCAATGTGCGCCGTCTAAGATCATCATCTGCCGCAGGAATATCCATTGTGTGGATAGAATTTGAGTGGGGGACGGATATTTTTAAGGCACGGCAAATAGTGAGTGAAAAACTCACAACCATAGCCGAAAAGCTGCCGCTGGGAGTTGGAAATCCTACACTTGCGCCTCAATCGTCCATCATGGGGGAAATTATGCTCATTGGTTTATCATCGGATAGCACGTCTCCAATGGATTTAAGAACCATTGCTGACTGGAATATCCGGCCAAGGTTATTAGCGATAGGAGGAGTATCACAGGTCATGGTAATTGGCGGAGAATTCAAGCAATACCAAATACTTGCGTCTCCCCAAAAAATGAAACATTACAACATTTCTTTAAACGAATTGCTGAAGGCAAGCAAAGAAAGCAATCTGAATGCTTCAGGTGGTTTCATGAACGAATTTGGTAATGAATACATTATAAGAGGTGTTGGAAGAACAAATAGCTTGGAAGAAATAGGTAATGCAGTAATTAAGGTTGTCAATAATGTTCCGATAAAAATAGAGGATGTTGCAGAGGTTAAAATAGGGGGAGCGATACCTAAAATCGGCGATGGTTCACTGAAAGCAAGCCCGGCAGTTATTATGACCATAGCAAAACAACCGGGCGCTAACACCCTGGAACTTACAGAAAAAATTGATAATGCCATTACAGAGATTGCCAAAACCTTTCCTTCTGACATTAAAATCAACACCAAAATATTCCGTCAGGCAGATTTTATTCAGGCCTCTATAAGCAATATCAAAGAAGCGCTCATAGAAGGTTCTCTCTTTGTTGTTATAACTATGTTCCTGTTCTTAATGAACTTTCGAACCACTATTATTTCCCTTGTTGCTATGCCCCTTTCACTGATCATTTCCATTATCACCCTTAAATTTTTGGGGTTAACCATCAATACCATGTCTCTCGGCGGGATGGCAATAGCTATTGGCGAGGTGGTAGATGATGCCATTATTGATGTGGAAAACGTTTTTAAGCGCCTGAAGGAAAATGCACAAAAAAGTATTGAAAGTCGAAAAAGCACACTTGTTATCGTTTACGACGCTTCAAAAGAGATGCGGTCTTCAATCCTTAATGCGACCCTTATCATCATCGTTGCTTTTATCCCCTTGTTTTTTCTTGGTGGGATGGAGGGGAGAATGTTGCAGCCCCTGGGTATCTCCTTTATCGTTTCTCTGTTTGCATCTCTCCTTGTTGCGGTAACACTTACCCCTGTGCTTTGCAGTTTTATGCTTACCAGCGACAAAATGCTTTTAAAACAAGCAAAAGGTAGCTGGACGGAAAGATGGCTTCACCGATATTATAATTCCGCATTGAAAAGAGTAATGAGAATGAAAAAAACAGTACTTGGGATATCCCTCGTGTTGTTCATTGTGGCGATTTTTCTCATGTTTGGTTTGGGACGGAGTTTCTTACCCGAATTTAACGAAGGCACCTTAACGATAAGCGCTGTCAGTATGCCGGGCATATCACTCGAAGAATCAAATAAAATTGGAAACAGGATTGAAACTATCCTGTTGTCAGTACCCGAAATCCCAATTACTTCACGCAGAACAGGAAGAGCCGAATTAGACGAACATGCGCAGGGTGTAAATGCCGCTGAAATTGATGCGCCTTTTGTTTTGGCAGGAAGAAGCAAGGAAGAATTCATGAAGGACGTTCGGGAAAAATTAAGCGCTGTTTCTGAAGCAAACATTACCATCGGGCAGCCCATAGGGCATCGTATTGACCACATGCTCTCAGGCACAAGGGCCAACATTGCCATCAAGCTTTTCGGGACAGACTTATCTAAAATGTTTTCTCTTGCCAACCAGATACAACGCAACATTAAAGACATAAAAGGGCTTGTGGATATTAGCGTGGAGCAGCAAATTGAAATTCCTCAGGTACAAATAAAAGCAAAACGGAATATGCTGGCCAAATATGGCATTTCAATAGGTCAATTTACCGAATTCATTGATGTCGCCTTTGCGGGAGAAAAAGTATCTCAGGTTTTTGAAAGTAACAAAAGTTTTGATTTGGTATTACGATTTAATGATGAGAACAGGGGCAAAATAGAAAATATCCGTAACGTTTTAATTGATACCAATATCAATCCAGACCAACAATCCAAAATTCAAAATTTAACATCTAAAATTCCGTTACATTATGTAGCTGACATTGTTTCGACAGCAGGCCCCAGCACCATTAACCGGGAGAATGTGCAACGAAAAATTGTGGTTTCAGCTAATATAGCAGGGCGTGATTTAAAAAGCGTAGTAAACCAAATCAAAGAAAAAATACATGATACTATTCAGTTGCCGGAAAACTACCACATTCAATATGGAGGACAATTTGAAAGTGAAGCAAAGGCATCGAAAATATTATTCTTCACCTCTTTCATGTCTTTATTCACTATATTCCTTCTGCTTTATCAGGAATTTAAAAATATCAAGCTTGCAGGAATTGTTTTTCTCAATTTGCCGTTGGCACTGATAGGCGGTGCCTTAAGCATTTGGTTTACCGGAGGAATCATAAGTATTCCCTCGATCATTGGATTTATTTCACTGTTTGGAATAGCAACACGTAATGGGATCTTATTGGTTTCGCATTATCAGGCATTGGAAAGTCAAGGTATTACTTTGTATGAAACTGTTATGAGAGGCTCTTTAGACAGACTAAACCCGATTTTGATGACTGCTTTAACTACGTACCTGGCATTGATTCCTTTAATAATAACAGGCGACTTACCTGGAAATGAAATACAAAGCCCCATGGCAATCGTGATATTAGGGGGATTACTCAGTTCTACCCTCTTAAATATATTTATTGTCCCTGTTGTTTACTACATTTCAAATGTCAAATGTGAGTGTGATATTTCTTCGTGTTCATGCACATGA
- a CDS encoding ABC transporter ATP-binding component, which produces MLNFVISPSLKRFLSYVKPYRWSIIAATFCGLLKYNIPIIFPWIFKDVVDRLLSPSSYNIVKLHYTMLALIAIFAFWAVVTYLRSYLADRTSQRLIFDLRHELYVHLQRMSLSFYEKRRVGSVASRLLGDISVAQNFVGAAFTNTVMDASSLFLIAFLLFLMNYKLALVSIAIFPFYVFLNNLFKARIRKTSLLAREKMEEISGDVHEKLSGISIIQSYTREKSEEKKFFQDNREYLSYQLENVKHNAAAASVIGFLTSIAPVLVVWYGAVQVIHGHLTVGELTAFYAYLGMFYTPLNRLTELNILLANSQSAIERIFEVFNTSPEVVDHSAARETGPMKGEIEFSNVYFAYELSKIALKDINLRIPANSTVALVGPSGSGKSTFAKLIPRFYDVSAGTITIDGFNIRDLKLSYLRRKIATVPQDPILFSGTIYENIIFGKPNATREEVSLAALSANAHNFICKLPKGYQTEIGEDGLKLSGGQRQRVALARAFLKNAPILILDEATSSLDSEAENLIQQALKRLMQNRTTIIIAHRLSTIQSADIIVVFDGGRIIEVGSHQELLELYGLYHRLHEEQFHKMFIESVG; this is translated from the coding sequence ATGTTAAATTTTGTTATAAGTCCTTCGCTGAAGAGATTTTTATCTTATGTAAAGCCGTATCGCTGGTCAATCATAGCAGCTACCTTTTGCGGACTGCTGAAATACAACATTCCTATAATCTTTCCCTGGATCTTTAAAGATGTAGTTGATCGTTTGCTGTCGCCTTCTTCGTATAATATTGTAAAATTACATTATACTATGCTGGCCTTGATTGCTATCTTTGCATTTTGGGCTGTGGTTACCTATTTAAGATCCTATCTCGCTGACCGAACCAGCCAAAGACTTATTTTCGATTTACGGCATGAGTTATATGTCCACCTTCAGCGCATGTCCCTGAGTTTTTATGAGAAGCGCAGGGTGGGGTCGGTTGCATCTCGTCTGCTGGGAGATATCTCGGTTGCTCAAAATTTTGTAGGCGCTGCATTTACGAATACGGTAATGGACGCAAGCTCGTTATTCCTGATTGCTTTTCTTCTTTTTCTCATGAACTACAAATTGGCGCTGGTGTCTATCGCTATTTTCCCTTTTTATGTTTTCTTAAACAATCTTTTCAAGGCTCGAATCAGAAAAACCAGTTTACTGGCTCGTGAAAAGATGGAAGAGATATCCGGAGACGTTCATGAAAAGCTCAGTGGTATTTCCATCATACAGTCTTACACGCGGGAGAAGTCGGAAGAGAAAAAATTCTTTCAGGATAACCGTGAATATTTATCCTATCAGTTGGAAAATGTAAAACATAATGCCGCTGCTGCGTCTGTAATCGGTTTCTTAACTTCTATCGCCCCTGTTCTTGTAGTCTGGTATGGAGCTGTGCAGGTTATTCATGGCCATCTTACCGTTGGAGAATTGACTGCGTTTTATGCCTATTTGGGTATGTTTTATACCCCGCTCAACCGGCTTACCGAACTCAATATCCTTTTAGCCAATTCCCAGTCTGCGATAGAGAGGATTTTCGAGGTATTTAATACTTCGCCAGAAGTTGTCGACCATTCTGCTGCCAGAGAAACCGGACCCATGAAGGGCGAGATTGAGTTTTCGAATGTTTATTTTGCCTATGAATTATCAAAGATTGCCCTGAAGGATATCAATCTGCGCATACCAGCGAACAGTACCGTGGCGCTCGTTGGCCCGAGTGGTTCTGGTAAATCTACTTTTGCCAAACTTATCCCGAGATTTTATGATGTCTCGGCAGGAACAATTACTATTGACGGCTTCAATATCCGGGATCTTAAATTAAGTTATTTAAGAAGGAAAATTGCTACGGTGCCCCAGGACCCTATTTTGTTTTCCGGAACAATTTATGAAAATATTATATTCGGTAAACCCAATGCTACGAGAGAAGAAGTATCCCTTGCAGCTCTTTCTGCTAATGCCCATAATTTTATCTGCAAACTGCCAAAAGGATATCAAACAGAAATTGGTGAAGACGGCCTGAAACTTTCAGGCGGGCAGAGACAGCGCGTTGCGCTGGCACGGGCTTTTTTAAAAAATGCGCCAATCCTGATTCTCGATGAAGCAACTTCTTCCTTGGATTCCGAAGCAGAGAATCTGATTCAGCAGGCATTAAAAAGATTAATGCAAAACCGGACAACCATAATCATAGCCCATCGGCTCTCTACCATTCAGTCGGCAGATATAATTGTTGTCTTTGACGGCGGAAGGATTATAGAAGTTGGTAGCCATCAAGAACTGTTGGAGTTATATGGACTCTACCATCGGCTTCATGAAGAGCAATTTCATAAGATGTTTATAGAGTCTGTTGGATAA
- a CDS encoding chromate resistance protein, translated as MNKWILLTHQIAQDAPNLRVKVWRHLKKLGAVLFKNAVYLLPYTKEHEESMQWICKQIRDSGSDASLFITESMDKKHNEEIIKTFQESCNKEYVPFIDQCNDVLKQVEQIEGTEGVTDRFVEDLKRKLSEIIKGADEVAKIDFFHTPQRDVLLKKIEFIRQKIEKWSKKMKEEVPVINKVYQKKDFLGKKWVTRKDIYIDRLASAWLIRRFIDPNTKFVFLSKGENNLPKNTVPFDMYGAEFTHHGDDCTFETLIKAFDLKDPALRPIAEIVHDIDLKDNKYNRKEADGIDQIITGLSKKLNNDNKLLGKGMEIFDALYHYYS; from the coding sequence ATGAATAAATGGATACTTCTTACACATCAAATTGCACAAGATGCACCAAACCTTAGAGTAAAGGTCTGGCGTCATCTGAAAAAACTGGGAGCCGTACTTTTCAAAAATGCCGTATATTTACTCCCTTACACTAAGGAACATGAGGAGAGTATGCAGTGGATTTGTAAACAAATTAGAGACAGTGGAAGTGATGCATCACTCTTTATTACTGAATCAATGGACAAAAAGCACAATGAAGAGATTATAAAAACCTTTCAAGAATCCTGTAATAAGGAATATGTTCCATTCATTGATCAATGCAATGATGTGCTAAAACAAGTAGAACAGATAGAAGGGACAGAAGGAGTAACAGACCGTTTTGTGGAAGATTTGAAAAGGAAATTAAGCGAGATAATAAAAGGTGCTGATGAGGTAGCAAAGATCGATTTTTTCCATACCCCACAGAGAGATGTACTCCTGAAAAAAATTGAATTTATACGCCAGAAGATAGAAAAATGGTCTAAAAAAATGAAAGAAGAAGTACCTGTGATCAATAAAGTTTATCAAAAAAAGGATTTTCTGGGTAAAAAATGGGTGACGCGAAAAGATATTTATATTGATCGTTTAGCATCTGCCTGGCTTATCAGAAGATTTATCGATCCAAATACGAAGTTTGTCTTTCTATCCAAAGGAGAAAATAACCTACCAAAAAATACTGTACCTTTCGATATGTATGGCGCAGAGTTTACCCATCATGGCGATGACTGTACCTTTGAAACCTTAATCAAAGCGTTTGATTTAAAAGACCCTGCTTTACGACCAATTGCAGAAATTGTGCATGATATAGATTTGAAAGATAATAAATATAATCGCAAAGAGGCCGATGGAATAGATCAAATTATCACGGGTCTTAGCAAAAAGCTCAACAACGATAATAAGTTATTGGGAAAGGGTATGGAGATATTTGATGCCCTCTATCACTATTACTCTTAA
- a CDS encoding Ca2+/H+ antiporter, translated as MPTKDNCKVLPLFPKFSLWHYLLLLMPISVIAYHNHFPAIITFALASAVLVPLAHFLGEATEVLSEKTGEHFSGIINATFGNAAELVIAILAIKSGLIDIVKYSLIGSVIGNILLILGLSIFVGGIKFGELKLSPKITGPTIIHLSMAAMCFAVPSVFAKEDSLLLINKYSVSIAVVLLIVYFVGMLYAIIHREDKEASRVIHEAIEATAPRWSMAKSLAILVLATGGLVYMSEILVHQIEPLVESAHIPPAFMGLIILPLVGNVAEHSVAISSAMKNKINLSLAIAGESSAQIALFVSPICVLIAGAFGENFNLIFNKIELITLGMSVGGTWLVVHDNKSNWLEGFLLLAFYLIISITAYFL; from the coding sequence ATGCCTACAAAGGATAATTGCAAGGTATTACCCTTATTCCCAAAATTTAGCCTTTGGCATTATCTGTTATTGTTAATGCCTATCTCCGTTATTGCCTACCATAATCATTTTCCTGCTATTATTACTTTTGCCCTGGCTTCGGCAGTCCTCGTACCCCTTGCTCACTTTCTAGGCGAGGCCACGGAAGTGCTTTCTGAAAAAACGGGAGAACATTTTTCTGGCATTATCAATGCTACTTTTGGCAATGCAGCGGAACTGGTTATTGCCATCCTTGCGATCAAGAGTGGTCTGATAGATATTGTGAAATATTCACTGATAGGATCTGTCATTGGTAATATTCTCCTTATTTTGGGACTAAGTATATTTGTAGGAGGTATAAAATTCGGAGAGTTAAAGCTTAGTCCTAAAATTACCGGTCCTACGATCATCCATCTCTCTATGGCTGCTATGTGTTTCGCTGTACCCTCAGTCTTTGCAAAAGAAGACAGCTTGCTTTTAATTAACAAATACAGCGTCAGCATCGCAGTAGTTCTGTTAATCGTTTACTTTGTAGGGATGCTTTATGCGATTATCCATCGTGAGGATAAAGAGGCTTCTCGGGTTATCCATGAGGCCATTGAAGCCACAGCGCCTCGCTGGAGTATGGCAAAAAGTCTTGCTATCCTTGTTTTGGCAACAGGCGGACTTGTCTATATGTCAGAAATATTAGTGCACCAGATTGAGCCTCTTGTTGAATCAGCGCACATCCCGCCGGCTTTTATGGGTCTCATTATATTACCGCTCGTTGGCAATGTGGCTGAACACTCGGTAGCTATCAGTAGCGCAATGAAGAACAAGATCAATCTGAGTCTCGCTATTGCCGGAGAAAGCAGTGCACAGATTGCACTCTTTGTTTCGCCTATTTGTGTCCTTATCGCCGGCGCCTTTGGTGAAAATTTTAACCTGATCTTTAATAAGATCGAGTTGATTACCCTGGGCATGTCTGTCGGCGGCACATGGCTTGTTGTCCATGATAATAAGAGTAATTGGCTGGAAGGATTTTTGCTGCTGGCCTTCTATCTCATTATTTCAATCACCGCTTATTTCTTGTAA
- a CDS encoding putative transporter protein, with protein MKGIREVTSDYRIIITSNMEGIQNLSVGALEAFLPIYAVTVAKLDPFRAGILWGAQVVTTILAKPVMGKISDRYGRKPIIFSGMWICAVSLACIPLMQDFYFLILLAAIFGVGEAFVTSSSAAMVADFCKEQNYGAAMGTFGSIFDIGHAAGPILAGLLLSRLSYQYSFIIIALLLIVSSFIFALKVPEKQREVKL; from the coding sequence TTGAAAGGTATCAGGGAGGTCACCAGCGACTATCGGATCATTATCACCAGTAATATGGAAGGCATACAGAATCTGTCGGTTGGTGCCCTGGAGGCTTTTTTACCTATCTATGCCGTTACTGTAGCAAAATTGGATCCATTTCGGGCTGGAATTCTCTGGGGCGCACAGGTGGTTACAACAATCCTTGCAAAACCGGTTATGGGGAAGATCTCCGATCGATACGGGAGAAAGCCCATAATCTTCTCTGGGATGTGGATATGTGCTGTTTCTTTAGCGTGTATCCCTTTGATGCAAGATTTTTACTTTTTGATCCTTTTAGCTGCCATCTTTGGTGTTGGTGAGGCATTTGTAACCTCCTCTTCGGCAGCTATGGTTGCTGATTTCTGTAAGGAACAGAACTATGGCGCTGCTATGGGGACGTTCGGAAGTATCTTTGATATCGGCCATGCCGCGGGTCCCATTTTAGCAGGGCTCCTTTTGTCGCGTCTGAGTTATCAATACTCGTTCATTATTATTGCCCTTTTGTTGATAGTATCGTCATTTATTTTTGCACTGAAAGTACCAGAAAAACAGAGAGAGGTGAAATTATGA
- a CDS encoding cation efflux transporter: protein MNKAIISFIIVAGLLAGCNDDNHELGNAEHGHLHGDEVHTGEALEPLAYTLYTDKSELFVEFKPLIVGETSKFAAHFTQLGENFKAVTEGSVTVSLIGNETQLTNKAEAPSSPGIFRLALNPENPGTYQVVFDIQTKEFSDKITIANITVYPDTQTALVNQQEQTIGEEIVYLKEQAWKIDFANREVKKQPFTEIIKTTGQVLPAPGDETTIIAKSKGIITFGNNKKLIGSSVNAGETLCIISGAGLTEGNVDTKYKEAKNNYEKSKIDFERAKTLVKDHIISQKSFQEIRLRYKNAQTAFNTIETNYTTGGHTIMSPIQGYIKNVMISEGVHVEIGQPIAIVSQNRKLILKAELPQKYFSKLNRISSANFITAHDSKIYSTDSSNGKLVSYGKSVDNNTYYIPVNFEIDNNGEIIPGLFVEVFLKTTVIKDALVIPYSALIEEQENYFAYVQISGEGFQKRELKIGASDGMNVQVLAGIKEGERVVTKGAYQIKLATMSGKMPAHGHEH, encoded by the coding sequence ATGAATAAAGCAATTATTTCATTCATCATCGTTGCAGGCTTATTAGCAGGCTGTAATGATGATAATCATGAACTTGGTAATGCAGAACACGGGCATTTGCACGGAGATGAAGTACATACAGGAGAAGCGCTTGAACCGCTTGCTTACACGCTCTACACAGATAAATCGGAACTATTTGTAGAGTTTAAACCTTTGATCGTAGGAGAAACCTCAAAGTTCGCTGCCCATTTTACACAATTAGGAGAAAACTTCAAAGCAGTAACGGAAGGTTCCGTAACAGTTAGCCTGATCGGAAACGAGACACAACTAACTAATAAAGCCGAAGCACCATCATCTCCAGGCATTTTTCGATTGGCTTTAAATCCTGAAAATCCTGGCACATATCAGGTGGTCTTTGATATTCAAACGAAGGAGTTTTCCGACAAAATAACCATAGCCAATATCACTGTTTACCCTGACACACAAACTGCACTCGTAAACCAACAGGAACAAACAATCGGCGAAGAAATTGTTTATTTAAAAGAACAGGCATGGAAGATAGATTTTGCCAATAGGGAAGTAAAAAAACAGCCCTTTACTGAAATAATCAAAACCACAGGACAGGTCTTGCCTGCACCTGGAGACGAGACAACAATAATAGCAAAAAGCAAAGGCATCATAACATTCGGAAACAATAAAAAACTGATTGGTTCTTCGGTAAATGCAGGTGAAACACTATGTATCATTTCAGGGGCCGGTTTAACGGAAGGTAATGTAGACACGAAATACAAAGAAGCAAAAAATAACTACGAAAAAAGCAAAATAGATTTTGAACGAGCCAAAACATTGGTGAAAGACCATATCATTTCACAAAAATCTTTTCAGGAAATACGTCTACGATACAAAAATGCTCAAACCGCTTTTAACACTATTGAAACAAACTATACTACTGGTGGACACACAATCATGTCGCCAATACAAGGGTATATAAAAAATGTGATGATAAGCGAAGGAGTGCATGTTGAAATTGGGCAACCCATCGCTATCGTTTCCCAAAACCGCAAACTCATTTTAAAAGCCGAATTGCCTCAAAAGTATTTCTCAAAACTCAATCGTATTTCATCAGCAAATTTCATAACTGCTCATGACAGTAAAATATACAGCACTGACAGCTCAAATGGCAAGCTCGTTTCATATGGGAAAAGTGTCGATAATAACACTTATTATATTCCAGTAAACTTTGAGATTGACAATAATGGTGAAATCATTCCTGGCTTATTTGTAGAAGTATTTTTAAAAACTACGGTAATTAAAGATGCTCTAGTAATCCCTTATTCGGCGCTCATAGAGGAGCAGGAAAATTACTTTGCCTATGTGCAAATATCAGGCGAAGGATTCCAAAAGCGTGAATTAAAAATCGGAGCCAGTGATGGTATGAATGTGCAGGTATTAGCAGGCATAAAGGAAGGCGAAAGGGTTGTCACGAAAGGAGCCTACCAAATAAAATTAGCAACAATGTCAGGTAAAATGCCTGCTCATGGGCACGAACATTAA